The Limnochordia bacterium region TTTGCTAGAAAATTATACCACAAGGTGTATTCAATGGCAAACTACAATGAGCCTCCAAGCCCCTCCTTAACTTGCTTAACGACAGCTACCAAACAAGGAAAAGCACGAATAGTACCCCTCAAGACCATCGGACGGCCAATGCTAATCAGTCTAAGCCTGCGGGATAAGTATCCGCCGATACGCATCTGGTAGTTTACGCACCGTAGTGTATCCACCAGTCTGAGTTTGGCCGCTCCCCCACCTAGGTTATAGCCGCTAACTAAGGCCTTTTCCACAATTTCGGCACCGCCGCCCCGCCCAAGCACATAGACTTCATTGGCAAGTTCATCGGTTCCTATGTAATGCAAGGTGCCTTTATCGTCATTACGGTCAAAAAGAGGAATCTCCATGATTTCTTCTGGTGTTGGCAGTCGATGGGCGGCTAGCTGACCGAGATGAATGGCGGCCGCCACTGGGGATGAGTGGGCGCCTCCGAAACAGCAATAGACAATCTTCACATGTAGCCCTCCCCAAACCTAATGTAAAACGATGAAGTAGGTACCTTCCTCAAGCTCGTGAACCATGCCCCCGGTGACTCGACTAATGTAACGAGCCATCTCTTCCAGGGAAGCCGCGGAACGGGCATGAAAAATGGGGACACTACCACCCACACGTTCGGGGTGCAAGGTGATGATGGCAATGATTTGCTTTGTGACCCGGACGTTTCCTGACATGACTATCCCCCGTTTCTAGTCCACCATTAGCCCAGCCTTGG contains the following coding sequences:
- a CDS encoding DUF3189 family protein — translated: MKIVYCCFGGAHSSPVAAAIHLGQLAAHRLPTPEEIMEIPLFDRNDDKGTLHYIGTDELANEVYVLGRGGGAEIVEKALVSGYNLGGGAAKLRLVDTLRCVNYQMRIGGYLSRRLRLISIGRPMVLRGTIRAFPCLVAVVKQVKEGLGGSL